The following proteins come from a genomic window of Proteinivorax hydrogeniformans:
- a CDS encoding ABC transporter ATP-binding protein yields the protein MKGYRIKYTLGLLCTCVLDLNQIFIATIFMILFDGIIGQDIDLVISAVYGFLALTVFLTVFMLIGLILIRTSTIRGISNLRAKAFAKMLNLPQQEYSKNHSGDFISRVTNDIQTLEKSLTQHLVNLTNTFLAGIACIVYMFILNWKFALGLLAWNLLNLAISSLFIKPMKKSSDKIQKKLGSTTEEISDIIAGSAVIKLYNLKNYVAKKFHRKNSDVLDASLKRVKLNAFMQGINNFLSKFSFVGFLAIASIFIIRREVSFGEVLAINQLQNGVGYFFNSLGEFLNQVQQSLAGFNRVKNLLEKDDEPKAFDKMAEQNTSCALSLKDVKFSYNCEDKVLENISFEVQEGETVAIVGPSGGGKSTIFKLILGLYQPKGGSMSYLSKTAHHYSLKELRDLTSFVPQEPYLFSGTVKENIAYGNTDATDLEIYAAAKAANAHDFILKLEKGYDTPVGERGIFLSGGQKQRIAIARAIIKNAPILLLDEATSSLDNESESLVQRALDDLMRNKTTLIIAHRLSTIQNADRILVVDQGRIVESGNHQELLTKKGIYAGLHKVQFDKKKGA from the coding sequence TTGAAGGGTTATCGAATAAAATATACCTTAGGGCTACTGTGTACATGTGTCCTTGACCTTAATCAGATTTTTATAGCTACTATATTTATGATTTTATTTGATGGTATCATAGGCCAGGATATTGATTTAGTTATCAGTGCAGTGTATGGCTTTTTGGCACTGACAGTATTTCTTACAGTATTTATGCTGATAGGACTAATTCTAATTAGAACATCTACTATCCGTGGCATAAGCAATTTGCGAGCTAAGGCCTTTGCCAAGATGTTAAATCTTCCCCAACAAGAATATAGTAAAAACCATAGTGGAGATTTTATATCAAGGGTAACAAATGACATTCAAACTTTAGAAAAATCTTTAACTCAACACTTAGTAAACTTAACTAACACATTTTTGGCCGGTATCGCATGTATAGTCTATATGTTTATTCTTAACTGGAAGTTTGCGCTAGGTTTATTGGCATGGAACTTATTAAATTTAGCTATTTCTAGCCTGTTTATTAAACCTATGAAAAAAAGTAGCGATAAAATACAAAAAAAATTAGGTTCTACAACTGAAGAAATCTCTGATATCATCGCAGGCTCCGCAGTTATAAAGTTATACAATCTTAAAAATTATGTGGCTAAAAAGTTCCACAGAAAAAATAGTGATGTATTAGATGCTTCCTTAAAAAGGGTTAAACTCAACGCCTTTATGCAGGGTATTAATAACTTCTTAAGTAAATTTTCTTTTGTCGGATTTTTAGCAATTGCTAGCATTTTTATTATCAGAAGAGAAGTCTCTTTTGGAGAGGTGTTAGCTATAAACCAGCTTCAAAATGGTGTAGGCTATTTCTTTAATAGCCTAGGAGAGTTTTTAAATCAAGTTCAGCAATCGCTAGCTGGCTTTAACCGAGTTAAAAATCTTTTAGAAAAAGATGATGAGCCTAAAGCCTTTGATAAAATGGCTGAACAAAATACCAGCTGTGCATTATCTTTAAAAGATGTTAAGTTCTCTTACAACTGCGAAGATAAAGTGCTAGAAAATATATCATTTGAGGTCCAAGAAGGGGAAACTGTGGCAATAGTGGGGCCTAGCGGTGGTGGAAAGAGCACTATCTTTAAGTTAATTTTAGGTCTGTACCAGCCAAAGGGTGGTAGTATGTCATATCTATCTAAAACTGCCCACCATTATTCTTTAAAAGAGCTTCGAGATCTAACCTCCTTTGTTCCGCAAGAGCCATATCTTTTTAGCGGAACAGTAAAGGAAAATATAGCCTATGGAAATACTGATGCAACTGATTTAGAAATATATGCTGCTGCTAAGGCAGCAAACGCCCATGACTTTATATTAAAGTTAGAGAAGGGCTATGACACACCTGTTGGAGAAAGAGGTATATTTTTATCCGGTGGGCAAAAACAGCGTATAGCCATAGCTAGAGCGATTATTAAAAATGCCCCAATCTTGCTTTTAGACGAAGCCACTTCCTCTTTAGACAATGAGTCTGAGAGTTTAGTGCAAAGGGCATTAGATGACCTTATGAGAAATAAAACAACATTAATAATTGCCCATAGATTATCAACAATACAAAATGCAGATCGCATTTTGGTGGTTGACCAAGGACGGATAGTGGAAAGCGGAAATCATCAAGAGCTTTTAACTAAAAAAGGAATATATGCGGGGCTTCATAAAGTTCAGTTCGATAAGAAAAAAGGAGCCTAA
- the srtB gene encoding class B sortase, with product MLKRIITIVLAVILAFSLFKIGQSFYGYYANRRVYSELESMYQESHRLNEEKQDTNNDDDEVDKFEKLKEINEDIVGWIKIPETKINYPVVQAEDNDYYLERNFNREWNPGGAIFMDFRNTVEDLGKNTVIYGHRMRDGSMFENLKRYKSQEFANEHRYIKLDTLYDETKWKVFSVYITDTDFNYIETDFDNDEEYQDLLDEIRRRSIIEMDIDVGVENKILTLSTCDYTFDDARLVVHATKIDSE from the coding sequence GTGTTAAAAAGAATTATAACAATAGTTTTAGCAGTTATACTAGCTTTTTCGTTATTTAAAATAGGGCAATCTTTTTATGGGTATTATGCTAACCGTAGGGTATATTCTGAGTTGGAAAGTATGTATCAGGAAAGTCACCGGTTAAACGAAGAAAAACAAGATACAAATAATGATGATGATGAAGTGGATAAGTTTGAAAAGCTAAAGGAAATAAATGAAGATATTGTCGGTTGGATAAAAATACCAGAAACAAAAATTAACTACCCTGTTGTTCAGGCAGAAGATAACGACTATTACCTAGAGCGAAATTTTAATAGAGAATGGAACCCTGGTGGAGCTATTTTTATGGATTTTCGTAACACAGTTGAAGATTTAGGCAAAAACACTGTAATTTATGGCCATAGAATGCGAGATGGCTCTATGTTTGAAAATCTTAAAAGGTATAAAAGCCAGGAGTTTGCAAATGAACACAGATACATAAAACTAGATACCCTATATGATGAAACAAAGTGGAAAGTCTTTTCGGTATATATAACTGATACGGATTTCAACTATATTGAAACAGACTTTGATAACGATGAAGAATACCAAGACCTGCTAGATGAAATTAGAAGGCGATCTATAATAGAAATGGATATTGATGTGGGAGTAGAAAACAAAATTTTAACCCTATCTACCTGCGATTATACCTTTGACGATGCTCGCCTGGTAGTACACGCCACAAAAATAGATTCGGAATAA